The proteins below come from a single Hyperolius riggenbachi isolate aHypRig1 chromosome 8, aHypRig1.pri, whole genome shotgun sequence genomic window:
- the SSNA1 gene encoding microtubule nucleation factor SSNA1 has translation MSQQGAALQTYNNELVKCIEDLCSKRDELNRQIQHEEDEKNKLQNDIRILTEKLSKVNESLARKMASRNEFDKTIAETQAAYMKILESSQTLLNVLKREAGNLSKATDVRGSTNA, from the exons ATGAGCCAGCAGGGAGCCGCTCTGCAGACCTACAACAACGAGCTGGTCAAAT GTATAGAAGATCTGTGCAGCAAGAGAGATGAGCTGAACCGCCAGATCCAGCACGAGGAGGATGAGAAGAACAAGCTCCAGAATGACATCCGCATCCTGACGGAAAAGCTCTCCAAAGTGAACGAGAGCCTGGCCAGGAAGATGGCCTCCAGGAACGAGTTTGACAAGACGATTGCTGAGACGCAGGCAGCGTATATGAAG ATTCTGGAGAGCTCGCAGACCTTGCTGAATGTGCTGAAGAGGGAGGCGGGGAACCTTAGCAAGGCCACGGACGTGCGGGGGAGCACCAATGCCtga